The Chiloscyllium plagiosum isolate BGI_BamShark_2017 chromosome 42, ASM401019v2, whole genome shotgun sequence genome contains a region encoding:
- the LOC122542977 gene encoding group 10 secretory phospholipase A2-like has translation MEGMVIFPCQDGGTDDYAGRMRSISNMLRCLGRDNFKFDFVPYGCHCTRKKRRILIGKPVDLIDWCCLQHQCCYKTRVGEGCNPMVHYRWSCIDGIVACPSRPKTHLCHTARCTCDYYLALCLLPFPVWEKYKNHPLKHCSKDIQCFFTT, from the exons ATggaaggaatggtaatatttccatgtcaggatg GTGGCACTGATGATTATGCTGGAAGAATGAGAAGCATTTCAAACATGCTGCGATGTTTAGGCCGTGACAATTTTAAATTTGACTTTGTTCCTTATGGTTGCCATTGCACCCGCAAGAAGAGGCGGATTCTGATTGGAAAGCCGGTGGACTTGATTGATTG GTGCTGCCTTCAACACCAGTGCTGCTACAAGACACGGGTAGGAGAAGGTTGCAATCCAATGGTCCACTACAGATGGAGCTGCATTGATGGGATCGTAGCGTGTCCCTCAA GACCCAAGACACACTTGTGCCACACAGCCAGGTGCACATGTGACTACTATCTGGCTCTCTGTCTGCTCCCATTCCCAGTTTGGGAGAAGTACAAGAATCATCCCTTGAAACATTGTTCCAAGGACATACAGTGTTTTTTTACTACCTGA